In the genome of Coxiella burnetii, the window GCTGATAATGTTTTTTGTTGGGAAGAATTCAATTGAATTTCAGGATAAGCAAATAGGTCAGCGCGTGATTTTTTAAGCACACATTCAAGTAATAATTCTGCATCTAAACGGGGGGTTTTTGAAACGGTGGTCAGTTGCTGCGATATATTTTTAGTAGCCTCTTTTATGCTTAGCACTTTTATTCCCCGCTTAGCTCAGCCAGTTGCTCCGCTTGCAATTCTCGAATTAAAGGCCCAATGACTGGATCTAAATCACCTTCTATCACTTCATCCAATTGATAAAGCGTTAAATTGATGCGATGGTCTGTCACGCGGCCTTGAGGGAAATTGTAGGTACGAATGCGTTCCGAGCGATCACCGCTTCCTACCAACGATTTTCGTTTAGCCGCTTGCTCTTGGTCTTGCTTCGCTCGCTCGGCGGCCAGTAATTTTGATTGCAATAAAGACATCGCACGTGCTTTATTTTTGTGTTGCGAACGTTCGTCCTGACATTCGACAACCACTCCGGTGGGTAGGTGCGTAATCCGAATAGCGGAATCGGTTCGATTAACGTGTTGGCCGCCCGCGCCAGAAGCACGAAAAGTATCGATTCGTAATTCTGCTGGGTTAATTTTAATTTGATCGATTTCGTCAACTTCAGGCATTATCGCAACGGTGCAAGCGGAGGTATGGATTCGCCCTTGGGATTCCGTCACCGGTACGCGCTGAACACGATGCGCGCCGGATTCAAATTTTAATTGTGAGTAAACACCTTCACCGATCACTCGTGCGATCACCTCTTTAAAACCACCGTGCTCGCCTTCATGCGCTGATACGATATTCACTCTCCATCCTTTTGTTTCAGCGTATCGCGCATACATTCGGAATAAATCGCCGGCAAAAATAGCCGCCTCGTTGCCGCCTGTGCCGGCGCGAATTTCAAGAAAAACATTGCGCTCATCGTTAGGATCTTTAGGAACTAACAAAAGTTTCAATTGATCTTCTAATTCTTCTTTTTTAAGCGTTAATTGTTCTAATTCTTCTTCAGCTAATTTCCTTAATTCCGGATCTTTTTCTTGTTGCATCTCCTCAGCCGATTCAATTGCTTTTTCATTTTGTTGAAACTGCTGGAAACATTTTACGATGGGTTCAAGCTGGGCGTATTCTTTCCCTAATTCACGATAGCGATCTTGATCATTAATCACGGTTGAATCGCTTAATAAACCGCCGATTTCTGAATAGCGATAGGTTAATGTTTTTAATTTTTCAATAAGAGATGGTTTCATAAATCAAATAATTCTTTGGCTGATAATAATAATTGTACCTGATCTTCATACGCTGCTTGCCTTAATTTTGTTGTCGGCTGATGTAAAATTTTATTCGTTAAATTGTGGGCGAAGTGAGCGATGACCGCTTTTGGGTCGTTGGTCCGCTGAAAATGCGCCAGTGCTTTCTCCAACTCCTGATCACGAAGCATTTCCACCCGCTCCCGAAATCGGCGTATCGTATCGCCAGCTTTGTGCACCTGTAATTGGCGCATATAATGGATCGCCTGCATTTCCACCATAGCCTCAGCTTGTTTAGCGGCCGCTTCGCGGGTTTGGCGATTCTGTGCGATGAGGGTTTGCAAGTCGTCAATATTATAGAGGTAGACATCTTCTAATTGAGCTGTTTCAGGTTCAATATCACGCGGTAAGGCGAGATCGGCCATAAAAAGAGGCCGACGTTTACGCTGGCGCAAAGCGCTTTCAACTGCGCCTTTTCCCACTAAAGGCAATTGACTCATTGTCGCGCTAATAACAATATCGACTTTAGGTAAATACGTCGGGATGTCGGACAGACGAATAGCCTGAGCGTGATAGGGTTCTGCAATTTGTTTAGCCCGCGTTAAAGTGCGATTAGCAATAAAAAAATGACGCGCGCCTTGGTTGTATAGATGCGAAAAAACGAGTTCAATCGTCTCACCTGCCCCAATCAACAATATTTGACACTGGTTCAGATGAGAAAAAATTCGTTTCGCCAACTGCACAACAGCATACGCTATGGAAACGGGATTGGCTCCAATGGCTGTTTCACTGCGGATACGCTTAGTTGCCGCAAAAACGGCGGGAAAGAGGCGACCTAGCTCACTGCCCACAGCGCCTATTCGGCGCGCCAATAAATACGCTTGCTTCATTTGCCCTAGAATTTGCGGTTCACCTAAGACCATGGAATCTAATCCGCTTCCTACGCGCATGACATGGCGCACCATTTCGATGTCGCGGCGCGCATAGCAAAAAGAGCGAAGGTCGATGCCCGATAATTGCGGTTGCTTTGACAACCAACGGAGAATAGTCGCCGCTTCATCGACGGTGGTATAAATTTCTGTGCGATTGCAAGTAGACAACAACAGGGCCTCGTTAACGGCTTTTTCTGCCAGTAAACTTTGTAAAGCTAAAGGCGTGCGCTCAGGCGTGAACACCAGTTTTTCACGGACAGTTAAAGGCGCCGATTGATGATTAATGCCGCAAACCAGCAGGGGCATGTTACCTGTCTCCTTTAAGTTGGGAAGATGATATCATAAATGGAAACGCGTCATCCTGCAGGATTTTCCGCGGCTTTTGCATAAATTTCGCCTCTCGGGCCGTAAAACGACTATACGCTATAAACAACATATGAAAAAAAACCTGATTGTTATCTTAACCTCTGTATTCGTTACTGTGGGTCAATTCGCCATGGCGCTTTATTTGCCGGCTTTGCCCGCTTTAACCACCTATTTTCACACCTTCCCCGGCGTCATCCAGTTGAGTTTGACCTTATTTCTCATCGCTTTTGGGTTCTCTCAATTATTTTATGGTTCTTTGTCTGATTGTTATGGCCGAAAACCTTTGCTATTGATTGGGCTCGTTATTGTCATGATAGGATTCCTCATCGCTGTTTTCGCCAGGCATCTTTCTTTGTTGCTGATAGCTCGAGTGGTTCAGGGTTTAGGAGCGGGTTCGGTTTCGGTATTAGCCCGCGCGGTTATCCGCGATCGATTTGAAGGGGAAAAATTAGTCCAAGCACTTTCCCTCTTAATTATGGCGGCTTCCCTGGCTCCAATGATTGCACCTTTTATCGGCGGCCATATTCAACACCGGCTGGGTTGGCATTCGATTTTTATTTTTTTATTCTTTTATTCAGGTTTAATTTTATTAGGCATCTTCTTTTTGCTTCCGGAAACAAAAAAGACCGAATCGGTTCCTTTTAAAATGGGCGCTTTGCTCAACAATTATAAGTTACTGCTTAGACACCCTATTTATATCAAATACGTTGTGTGTATTATTATGGCCTACGCTTGTCAAATTCTTTATTTGTCAATTTCTCCTTTTATTTTTCAAAACGGATTAAAGCTGAATGCTGCTCAATACAGTACTATTATTACGCTGCCGGCCATCGGGTATTTTGTGGGAAACTTTCTTTCTACACGATTGATAAGGTTTTTTGACAGCAACCATTTGGTATTTGTAGGCGCATTAATTGTGGTGATGGCGGGAATAGCACTGGCTTTAGAAGCTGCTTTTAATGGCTTATCCGCTTTTTCTGTCATTACTCCCATTATATTCTGCGTCATTGGCATCGGCTTAATATATCCCAATGTTATTAGCGGCTCACTTTCTCCTTTTCCGCAAATGGCAGGCACAGCGGCCGCTTTGTCAGGCGCCATACAAATGGCAGGTACAAGCAGTATAGCGGGCGTTACCAATGCGTTACACGTCGTCAGCGTTTTGGGGCTCGGGATTTCATTTTTACTTTGCGGCGCAGTTGTTCTGTTGATGATATTTCGTATTATGAGGACGTCCGTTCAATGATAATGCCTGCGCCATCGGCATCATCAAAAATAGAGGGTTTAGTGATGCTGAGTTGAAGCCAACTCATTTTAAAGCGCGTCAATAAAAAATCGGCGCATCGTTCGGCCAATGTTTCAATTAAATTGAATCGATGATCGTTTAGAAAATGGATGAGATTTTCGCGAACGCTAGCATAGTCAATGGTATGAAGAATTTCATCCGATAACGCTGCCTGCTTTGCATTGATATGATAAACAATGTCGATCGAAAGAATCTGTTTTTCTGCTTTTTCGTGCGACAAAATACCGACTTGTGCAGGCACGCGTAAGTTACGAATAAAAAGTTTATCCACCGGATTGTTTTTCGCGAATCTCTTCAAAAGTTTTACAATCAATACATTTGGTAGCTGTGGGGCGCGCTTCTAATCGACGAATGCCGATTTCGGCTCCGCAATCTTCACAGAAACCATAATCACCGTTATCAAGCGCGTCTGCTGCTTGCTCAATTTTTTTAATCAGCTTTCGTTCACGATCGCGGGTGCGGAGTTCTAAATTAAATCCTTCTTCTTGGCTGGCCCGATCCAACGGATCTGCATACACGCTGGCTTCTTCTTTCAAATGGACAACCGTAGAGTCGACCTCTTCCATCAGCTGCTTTTTCCATTCAGACAAAATTTTCCGGAAATGTTCCTGCTGTTTTTCGTTCATATATTCCTCGCCCCGCGTTAATTTATAGGGCGAAAAACCAAGATCAGTTGTTTTCGTTTTCATCGCTTTCGATACCGCCATTTCTGCCTCCTCACAGCTGTAGAGTGCTGACTAAAAACTCACACATTCTATACCAAACTCCGAAACTCTCAAGCAGAAATTTGATCAAAAAATAACGTTTTCAATCTGTCTTAAGATTATTTTGAGGATAGTACACAGCGACTAATCGAGCCACTCACCACAAAAAACGGTGGTTGCAGGTCCTGTCATTGTGACCGGAGTTAGCGGTCCTTGCCAATCGATGGTGAGGCTCCCCCCAGGCTGACTAACGACCACGCGCTCTTGGAGCAGTCCACAACGACGGCCTACCGCTACGGCGGCGCAAGCGTTACTGCCGCAAGCCAAAGTTTCACCCGTCCCCCGTTCGTAAACGCGCAGTCGAATATTCTGAGGATCGATGACTTGCATAAAACCGACGTTGGCGCCTTCCGGAAAACACTCATGCACACTTAAACGGGCTCCAAGCTTACCTACCTCTTCGGCATTGATGCGCTCCACCGGAATTATCGCATGGGGATTTCCGATATTGACTACACCTAGCTTTACTATTTGATTATCCACGGCAATGTCATAGAAATTGGCTACACCAGAGGCAATAAAAGGAATTTCTGTAGGCTCAAAGCGCGGAACGCCCATTTTCACGGATACTTTACCATCGGGTTGAATTTTCAATTCTAATACCTCATTGAGGGTAGAAACGCGCAGCTCTTCTCGATCGCTTAATTGATGAGCACGGATGAAACGCGCAATGCAACGAGCGCCATTCCCACATTGCCCTACCTCACTCCCATCGGCATTAAAGATCCGAAAATGAAAATCCACTGAATTATTTTTGGGCGGCTCGATCACCAATAATTGATCAAAACCCACGCCAAACCGCCGATTCGCCATTTTCTGGATTTGCGATGTCGTTAATTGAAAAGGGGTTTTTGTGGCATCAATGACCACAAAATCATTACCCGATCCCTGCATCTTAGTAAAATTAACTTTCATTGGAATCCGACTGCTGACTCTGGGCTGCCCCCGGCGGTAAATATAAAGCCCCTTTCGAACCACACCCCCCGATGAAAAAAGCAAGGCTTATTATTAATAATAATTTTTTCATGACGAAATGATATATCAATGCGTCCTCGCAAACCACTGTGGTGGCGTATTGAAGGAAAGATACTTAATCGACCCTCGCGGTACACAGCAATTTAATTTTGACTCTTACCGTTCCGTCATCCCGCGAAGGCGTGATCCACACACCAGCATCAGTCATTTTTCCTGTGGATTTCCGCCTGCGCCATATCGTTACCCATTAATACGATGATCAATAAAGCTTATCATTCTAACTGAAATTTATGTTTTACCCAAATTCAAATGCAATTTCTCCAATTCAGCAATTAAGGTTTTTTTATTTCTGCAATAAAATTTCAATTTTATATTTTGGACATAGTATTCTACCGACCGCGAAGAAAGGCATAACCGCTCTGCAATCGCTTTATAACGCTGTCTCCGCAACAACAATAAGGATATTTCTAGTTCTCTCGGGGTTAAATAAACACCGGGGGTGTGAATCACCTATATAGTAACGTTTAAAAGAGGATTTTCGGGAGTTGGTCTTTTGGGTCGATCTCCGATTGGGTGGGATCCTCATTCCCTAATGTTTCTAACATTACAACGGCACAATAATTGAAGATATCAGCCTCAAAGTAGTCATCCAATTGATTTTCCATTTTCCTTTTCCTCATTTTTAGAGAATGACAGTAGAACTATTAAAACGTTATATAAAAAAGATTAAAATAGAATTTTTAACTAAAAGAAAAATAGGTATATTTTTAATGGATGAAAATTGAAGTACAATCGTATAACAATTTTCATCGAGCTTATTAATATGAAACCACCATTAGAAAGCATAACCATCCCCTCCGCCAAGCCCGCCGTTGGGAGTATCATCTGGTTGCATGGATTGGGGGCTGATGGGCATGATTTTGCGGATATTGTGCCACGGCTGGGGTTGCCGGAGGATTTGCATTTGCGATTTTTGTTTCCTCATGCGCCGATTCGGCCTATTACGGTGAATGCGAATATGCAAATGCGAGCTTGGTATGATATTTACAGCCTCGAGGATCTATCGCGCGAAGATAAAAATGGTATCGCCCAAACGCAGCAATCGATTAATCAATTGATTGAGCAAGAAATTTTATCCGGAATCCCAAGCGATCGAATCATTTTAGCGGGATTTTCGCAAGGGGGCGCCATGAGTTTGTATACGGGGCTTCGTTATTCAAAACCCTTAGCGGGCATCATCGCGGTGTCAACTTATCTTCCGTTAGCCAATCATCTGCCAAAAGAAAGTCGTGCGGCCAATCGATCTATCCCTATTTTTATAGCCCATGGCAGTGC includes:
- the hemA gene encoding glutamyl-tRNA reductase; this encodes MPLLVCGINHQSAPLTVREKLVFTPERTPLALQSLLAEKAVNEALLLSTCNRTEIYTTVDEAATILRWLSKQPQLSGIDLRSFCYARRDIEMVRHVMRVGSGLDSMVLGEPQILGQMKQAYLLARRIGAVGSELGRLFPAVFAATKRIRSETAIGANPVSIAYAVVQLAKRIFSHLNQCQILLIGAGETIELVFSHLYNQGARHFFIANRTLTRAKQIAEPYHAQAIRLSDIPTYLPKVDIVISATMSQLPLVGKGAVESALRQRKRRPLFMADLALPRDIEPETAQLEDVYLYNIDDLQTLIAQNRQTREAAAKQAEAMVEMQAIHYMRQLQVHKAGDTIRRFRERVEMLRDQELEKALAHFQRTNDPKAVIAHFAHNLTNKILHQPTTKLRQAAYEDQVQLLLSAKELFDL
- a CDS encoding multidrug effflux MFS transporter, which produces MHKFRLSGRKTTIRYKQHMKKNLIVILTSVFVTVGQFAMALYLPALPALTTYFHTFPGVIQLSLTLFLIAFGFSQLFYGSLSDCYGRKPLLLIGLVIVMIGFLIAVFARHLSLLLIARVVQGLGAGSVSVLARAVIRDRFEGEKLVQALSLLIMAASLAPMIAPFIGGHIQHRLGWHSIFIFLFFYSGLILLGIFFLLPETKKTESVPFKMGALLNNYKLLLRHPIYIKYVVCIIMAYACQILYLSISPFIFQNGLKLNAAQYSTIITLPAIGYFVGNFLSTRLIRFFDSNHLVFVGALIVVMAGIALALEAAFNGLSAFSVITPIIFCVIGIGLIYPNVISGSLSPFPQMAGTAAALSGAIQMAGTSSIAGVTNALHVVSVLGLGISFLLCGAVVLLMIFRIMRTSVQ
- the dapF gene encoding diaminopimelate epimerase, with the protein product MKVNFTKMQGSGNDFVVIDATKTPFQLTTSQIQKMANRRFGVGFDQLLVIEPPKNNSVDFHFRIFNADGSEVGQCGNGARCIARFIRAHQLSDREELRVSTLNEVLELKIQPDGKVSVKMGVPRFEPTEIPFIASGVANFYDIAVDNQIVKLGVVNIGNPHAIIPVERINAEEVGKLGARLSVHECFPEGANVGFMQVIDPQNIRLRVYERGTGETLACGSNACAAVAVGRRCGLLQERVVVSQPGGSLTIDWQGPLTPVTMTGPATTVFCGEWLD
- a CDS encoding phospholipase/carboxylesterase, encoding MKYNRITIFIELINMKPPLESITIPSAKPAVGSIIWLHGLGADGHDFADIVPRLGLPEDLHLRFLFPHAPIRPITVNANMQMRAWYDIYSLEDLSREDKNGIAQTQQSINQLIEQEILSGIPSDRIILAGFSQGGAMSLYTGLRYSKPLAGIIAVSTYLPLANHLPKESRAANRSIPIFIAHGSADPVLPIILGKQTAHLLKELGYAVEWHEYSMEHQVCQEEIEAIGKWLTDRFS
- the dksA gene encoding RNA polymerase-binding protein DksA → MAVSKAMKTKTTDLGFSPYKLTRGEEYMNEKQQEHFRKILSEWKKQLMEEVDSTVVHLKEEASVYADPLDRASQEEGFNLELRTRDRERKLIKKIEQAADALDNGDYGFCEDCGAEIGIRRLEARPTATKCIDCKTFEEIREKQSGG
- a CDS encoding dihydroneopterin aldolase, with product MDKLFIRNLRVPAQVGILSHEKAEKQILSIDIVYHINAKQAALSDEILHTIDYASVRENLIHFLNDHRFNLIETLAERCADFLLTRFKMSWLQLSITKPSIFDDADGAGIIIERTSS
- a CDS encoding response regulator transcription factor is translated as MIHTPGVYLTPRELEISLLLLRRQRYKAIAERLCLSSRSVEYYVQNIKLKFYCRNKKTLIAELEKLHLNLGKT
- the prfA gene encoding peptide chain release factor 1; this encodes MKPSLIEKLKTLTYRYSEIGGLLSDSTVINDQDRYRELGKEYAQLEPIVKCFQQFQQNEKAIESAEEMQQEKDPELRKLAEEELEQLTLKKEELEDQLKLLLVPKDPNDERNVFLEIRAGTGGNEAAIFAGDLFRMYARYAETKGWRVNIVSAHEGEHGGFKEVIARVIGEGVYSQLKFESGAHRVQRVPVTESQGRIHTSACTVAIMPEVDEIDQIKINPAELRIDTFRASGAGGQHVNRTDSAIRITHLPTGVVVECQDERSQHKNKARAMSLLQSKLLAAERAKQDQEQAAKRKSLVGSGDRSERIRTYNFPQGRVTDHRINLTLYQLDEVIEGDLDPVIGPLIRELQAEQLAELSGE
- the lptM gene encoding LPS translocon maturation chaperone LptM translates to MKKLLLIISLAFFIGGCGSKGALYLPPGAAQSQQSDSNES